The following are from one region of the Corylus avellana chromosome ca1, CavTom2PMs-1.0 genome:
- the LOC132185029 gene encoding nicotinamide adenine dinucleotide transporter 2, mitochondrial-like produces MTGASKPSNGGGPGGPTTRDVICTGGAGAAAGAIAATFLCPLDVIKTRLQVHGHPPAHRGSVIITSLKDILRTEGFKGMYRGLSPTLVALLPNWAVYFTVYEHQKKRLHHSHGNSGNELTIGAHMIAAASAGAATALLTNPLWVVKTRLQTQGMRQDVVPYKSMLSALTRIAHEEGIRGLYSGILPSLAGISHVAIQFPAYETIKSYMAKRGNTTVDKLSPGSVAIASSVAKVFASVMTYPHEVVRSRLQEQGQARNTEVRYTGVIDCVKKVFQKEGLPGFYRGCATNLLRTTPSAVITFTSYEMIHRFLEQVIPPDKKHS; encoded by the exons ATGACTGGCGCTAGCAAGCCTTCTAATGGTGGTGGTCCTGGAGGTCCGACCACCAGAGATGTCATCTGCACCGGCGGTGCCGGTGCCGCTGCTG GCGCGATAGCGGCGACATTTTTGTGCCCATTGGATGTGATCAAGACGAGGTTACAGGTCCATGGCCATCCTCCTGCTCACAGAG GTAGTGTCATTATCACAAGCCTAAAGGACATATTAAGGACTGAAGGCTTCAAGGGAATGTATCGTGGCCTTTCACCGACTTTAGTAGCACTACTTCCGAACTGGGCA GTCTACTTCACAGTTTATGAACATCAAAAAAAACGCCTACACCATTCACATG GGAATAGCGGGAATGAACTCACAATTGGTGCACATATGATAGCTGCTGCGAGTGCTGGAGCTGCCACTGCCCTTTTAACAAATCCACTGTGGGTTGTTAAGACCAGACTACAA ACACAGGGAATGAGGCAGGACGTGGTTCCTTACAAAAGCATGCTTTCTGCTTTGACAAGAATTGCACATGAGGAAGGCATTCGGGGATTGTATAG TGGCATTCTTCCTTCATTGGCTGGGATAAGTCATGTTGCAATTCAATTTCCTGCATATGAAACGATCAAGAGTTATATGGCAAAAAGAG GCAACACAACAGTTGATAAGTTGAGTCCTGGGAGCGTTGCTATTGCCTCTTCAGTGGCAAAAGTGTTTGCCTCCGTGATGACTTACCCACACGAG GTAGTGCGTTCCCGGTTGCAAGAGCAAGGGCAGGCCAGAAATACTGAAGTCCGATACACCGGGGTTATCGATTGCGTTAAGAAGGTGTTCCAAAAGGAAGGCCTTCCTGGTTTTTACCGTGGTTGTGCAACTAATCTGTTGAGAACCACTCCGTCTGCTGTTATTACGTTTACCAGTTATGAAATGATTCATAGGTTCTTGGAGCAGGTTATACCTCCCGACAAGAAGCATTCATAG
- the LOC132185038 gene encoding uncharacterized protein LOC132185038 — protein sequence MATLQKFKLLATQCGVAPSPTRSPRTSPVVQFRRRKTTLRMLLGRRSPRMAHPLIPPICSPQKKEDKDLVAAQGHKTLKDLFGSSPPFGDTKETSVGSIVSGGLNVWKAGTASPRPAWTGFRHRALLRRAWRPVLVTIPE from the coding sequence ATGGCAACGCTTCAGAAGTTCAAGCTGCTGGCGACCCAGTGCGGCGTGGCGCCGAGCCCCACGCGGAGCCCGAGGACGAGCCCGGTTGTCCAATTCCGTCGCCGCAAGACCACTCTCCGAATGCTGCTAGGCCGCCGATCACCTCGCATGGCTCACCCACTAATCCCTCCTATTTGTTCTCCGCAAAAGAAGGAGGACAAGGATTTGGTGGCGGCGCAGGGACACAAAACTCTCAAGGACCTCTTCGGGTCTTCGCCGCCGTTCGGAGACACGAAAGAGACGAGTGTCGGTTCGATTGTGAGCGGCGGTTTGAACGTTTGGAAAGCCGGAACGGCGTCTCCGAGGCCGGCCTGGACGGGTTTCCGGCACAGGGCGCTGTTGAGAAGGGCTTGGCGCCCCGTGCTGGTTACTATTCCGGAGTAA
- the LOC132184977 gene encoding LEAF RUST 10 DISEASE-RESISTANCE LOCUS RECEPTOR-LIKE PROTEIN KINASE-like 1.1 — translation MASVFLFVFFVLLNFLLLHSAEGEKTYTQKCPPFPCGRLGSIGFPFTKEENPECGVFTIECRDDAPPIFKLVEFGRQYEVLKIYPDNTTIRIRAEWLGELYPAAPDWFECEFLHNLTFPSSSFISFEFSPNQTFFKCNRTLNISRPTNFKKIRCIEHDVYYNGSSDSFPTSLSGCSIIQLPKNPKWSPGEDELFQLVNAEFDLKQYVSDECYGCYTRGGHCEPDDKGILSCNRGCNGCREGQCKRGHNGKLYCDDAEKGNNKTKLAIGLGVGCPAIIIICAFFIMRHYYKTKYASSNMLAKNANSDPSSRPDLEGGSLYFGVPVYSYSDLEEATNNFDTEKELGDGGFGIVYYGKLRDGREVAVKRLYEHNYRRVAQFMNEVEILTRLRHKNLVSLYGCTSQRSRQLLLVYEYIPNGTVADHIHGERVTPGSLTWPTRMNIAIETAAALAYLHASEIIHRDVKTNNILLDNNFCVKVADFGLSRLFPNDISHVSTAPQGTPGYVDPEYRQCYQLTKSDVYSFGVVLIELISSLPAVDIARHRHEINLAKLAINKIEKSAFHELIDPHLGFESDKEVERMTILVAQLAFHCIQQDKEMRPSMDEVLEALKQIQSGSDAPVDQKKGFDGDVIVNVKPPISPESDEVGLLKTKQLPPSPISVNTNWPRMSTTPNISS, via the exons ATGGCTTCTGTCTTTCTGTTCGTTTTCTTTGTTCTCTTAAATTTCCTGCTGCTTCACTCTGCTGAAGGAGAAAAGACATACACCCAAAAATGTCCACCCTTTCCCTGCGGACGTCTGGGCTCGATTGGCTTTCCATTCACCAAGGAGGAAAACCCAGAATGCGGTGTTTTCACAATAGAGTGCCGGGATGATGCGCCTCCGATATTCAAACTGGTGGAGTTTGGAAGACAATATGAAGTTCTAAAAATCTATCCGGATAACACCACAATACGTATCAGAGCCGAATGGCTTGGGGAGCTGTACCCTGCAGCCCCTGATTGGTTTGAATGTGAATTCTTACATAATCTGACTTTTCCCAGCTCTTCGTTCATCTCTTTTGAATTTTCCCCCAACCAGACCTTTTTTAAATGCAATCGCACTCTCAATATTTCTCgcccaacaaattttaaaaagattcgTTGCATTGAGCATGATGTCTACTATAATGGTTCAAGCGATAGTTTTCCCACTTCTCTCTCTGGATGTTCAATTATTCAGCTCCCAAAGAATCCGAAGTGGTCGCCAGGTGAAGATGAGCTGTTTCAACTGGTAAACGCTGAGTTCGACCTTAAACAGTATGTGTCTGATGAATGTTACGGATGTTATACTAGAGGAGGTCATTGTGAGCCCGACGACAAGGGGATACTTTCTTGTAACCGAGGATGTAACGGATGCAGAGAAGGTCAATGTAAGCGAGGCCACAACGGAAAACTTTATTGTGACGATGCAGAGAAAG GGAATAACAAAACCAAACTGGCGATAGGATTAG GTGTCGGATGTCCAGCCATCATAATAATTTGCGCTTTCTTTATTATGCGGCATTATTATAAGACAAAATATGCTTCTTCAAACATGCTGGCAAAGAATGCTAATTCTGATCCATCCTCAAGACCAGACCTGGAAGGGGGGAGTCTCTACTTTGGAGTCCCTGTTTACTCCTACAGCGACCTTGAAGAAGCGACCAATAATTTTGATACTGAAAAAGAACTTGGAGATGGAGGCTTTGGAATTGTCTACTATG GCAAACTCCGTGATGGGCGGGAAGTTGCAGTCAAGCGCCTATACGAGCACAACTACAGACGAGTAGCACAATTCATGAATGAAGTTGAAATCCTCACCCGCTTGCGCCACAAAAATCTAGTCTCCCTATATGGCTGCACCTCACAACGCAGCCGTCAACTTCTTCTTGTGTATGAATATATTCCCAATGGCACTGTTGCCGACCATATTCATGGAGAACGAGTGACGCCGGGTTCACTTACATGGCCGACTCGTATGAACATTGCCATAGAAACTGCTGCTGCATTGGCTTACCTCCATGCTTCTGAAATCATACATCGCGATGTGAAGACTAACAACATTCTCCTTGACAACAATTTTTGCGTCAAAGTTGCAGATTTCGGGCTTTCTCGGCTGTTCCCCAATGATATCAGCCATGTCTCAACAGCTCCTCAGGGAACTCCAGGCTATGTTGACCCAGAATATCGTCAATGTTATCAGCTTACTAAAAGTGATGTTTACAGCTTTGGGGTTGTTCTAATCGAGCTCATATCATCTCTGCCGGCTGTTGATATAGCTAGGCATAGGCATGAAATTAACTTGGCTAAGTTGGCCATAAACAAGATTGAAAAATCCGCATTCCATGAGTTGATCGACCCACATCTTGGATTTGAGTCAGATAAAGAAGTTGAAAGGATGACCATTTTGGTGGCACAGTTGGCTTTTCATTGCATACAACAGGACAAGGAAATGAGACCTAGCATGGATGAGGTCTTGGAGGCTTTGAAGCAGATTCAAAGTGGTAGTGATGCGCCGGTGGATCAAAAGAAGGGATTTGATGGTGATGTGATCGTGAATGTAAAGCCACCAATTTCGCCGGAATCTGATGAGGTTGGGTTGTTGAAGACTAAACAGCTGCCACCTTCACCAATTTCTGTGAACACTAATTGGCCTAGGATGTCTACTACACCTAATATCAGTAGCTAA